From one Butyricimonas faecihominis genomic stretch:
- a CDS encoding stage 0 sporulation family protein: protein MSEINEEEVQNNSENKNIKQQPQVVPVIDHRLLAGKLTVYNWMEDTPEGCTPSEIVEVRFKNTRKGFYLNNSNLKLNIGDIVAVEAALGHDIGIVSLTGELVREQMRLKKVDLERNPLKKIYRKAKPHDIEKWQQAIALEHDTMIRSRVIAAELGLDMKIGDVEYQGDKTKAIFYYIANDRVDFRKLIKILAETFHIRIEMKQIGARQEAGRIGGIGSCGRKLCCSTFITNFISVSTSAARYQDISLNPQKLAGQCGKLKCCLNYEVDAYIDEQKDFPSTNIWLNTGEGMLYHQKTDIFGRNMSYSFDKEGRGTLIKLSVARVKEIIAMNKRGQIPAKAVDVEKEEQVNIGYTDGVGEESLNRFDEKKQNQGKRNHSRNRNNRKNNQKENNNTNNENKPKENPGNNTGNKPENRNENRNENRQGNRPKHRPENRNNNQQGNRSNEKPANRPDGPKVLRKQDKNNKPENKENNKPAEQ, encoded by the coding sequence ATGAGTGAGATAAACGAAGAAGAAGTACAGAATAACTCCGAAAACAAAAATATAAAGCAACAACCACAGGTTGTTCCCGTGATTGATCACCGCCTGCTGGCAGGAAAACTCACGGTCTATAACTGGATGGAAGATACCCCGGAAGGATGCACTCCTTCTGAAATCGTGGAAGTCCGGTTTAAAAATACAAGGAAAGGTTTTTATTTAAACAACAGTAATCTGAAACTAAATATCGGGGACATCGTGGCCGTGGAGGCAGCTCTTGGACATGACATCGGGATCGTATCCCTCACGGGAGAACTCGTGCGGGAACAGATGAGACTGAAAAAAGTCGACTTGGAACGTAATCCCTTGAAAAAGATATACCGAAAGGCAAAACCCCACGACATCGAGAAATGGCAACAGGCCATCGCCTTGGAACACGACACGATGATCCGTTCACGTGTTATCGCTGCCGAACTCGGACTTGACATGAAGATCGGGGACGTGGAGTACCAAGGGGACAAGACAAAAGCCATTTTCTACTACATCGCCAATGACCGCGTGGATTTCCGGAAACTGATCAAGATTTTGGCGGAAACATTCCACATCCGGATCGAGATGAAACAGATCGGGGCCCGTCAGGAGGCAGGACGTATCGGGGGAATCGGGTCGTGCGGACGTAAATTATGCTGTTCCACGTTCATCACGAACTTTATTTCCGTTTCCACTTCTGCCGCCCGTTATCAGGACATTTCCTTAAACCCGCAAAAACTGGCAGGACAATGTGGTAAGTTGAAATGTTGTCTGAATTACGAGGTCGATGCTTATATTGACGAGCAAAAAGATTTCCCGTCCACCAATATCTGGCTGAACACGGGCGAAGGTATGCTCTATCACCAGAAAACAGATATTTTCGGTCGCAATATGTCCTACTCTTTCGATAAAGAAGGACGTGGTACGTTGATCAAACTATCCGTCGCCCGCGTGAAAGAGATCATCGCCATGAACAAACGGGGACAAATTCCGGCAAAAGCTGTCGATGTCGAAAAAGAAGAACAAGTGAACATCGGTTACACGGACGGGGTGGGAGAAGAAAGCTTGAATCGTTTTGACGAGAAAAAACAAAATCAAGGCAAACGAAATCACTCCAGAAACCGTAATAACCGGAAAAACAATCAGAAAGAGAACAACAACACGAATAACGAGAATAAACCCAAGGAAAATCCGGGCAACAACACGGGGAACAAGCCTGAAAACAGGAACGAGAATAGAAACGAAAACAGGCAAGGCAACAGGCCCAAGCACCGCCCAGAAAACCGGAATAATAACCAACAGGGTAATCGTTCCAACGAGAAACCGGCAAATCGCCCGGATGGACCGAAAGTGTTACGTAAACAAGACAAAAACAATAAACCGGAAAACAAGGAAAATAATAAACCTGCTGAACAATGA
- a CDS encoding rhomboid family intramembrane serine protease — MNNYRPFAGITPAVKIIIIINVLVFLAVNMIGQRSDVDLVNILGMHLPQSQYFQIYQYITHMFTQEGLTHLFFNMFAVFMFGRILESVWGTKRFIIYYFVTGLGAAALHSLVSWYGLHNMQEQFYAFQSTPDAGVFAEFVRSHVSNPRLLSQLMQFVDAWNAAPASSQFAGQAEYYMQSIIQAYTNVPTIGASGAVFGILLAFGMLFPNTELYLMFIPIPIKAKYFVLLYGAAELFFGLQNSVGDNVAHFAHLGGMLFGFFLILYWRKHSKKFY, encoded by the coding sequence ATGAATAATTATAGACCCTTCGCCGGGATCACCCCGGCAGTAAAGATCATCATCATTATCAACGTACTCGTTTTCTTGGCCGTTAACATGATCGGCCAGCGGTCGGACGTTGATCTTGTCAATATACTTGGGATGCACTTGCCGCAATCCCAGTATTTCCAGATCTACCAGTATATCACGCACATGTTCACGCAAGAAGGGCTTACTCACCTTTTCTTCAACATGTTTGCCGTGTTCATGTTCGGCCGGATACTGGAATCGGTATGGGGTACCAAACGTTTTATTATCTACTATTTTGTTACCGGATTAGGCGCAGCCGCTCTCCACTCGCTGGTAAGCTGGTACGGTCTGCACAATATGCAGGAACAATTCTACGCGTTCCAAAGTACTCCCGACGCGGGAGTCTTCGCCGAGTTCGTCCGCTCTCACGTGAGCAACCCCAGATTACTCTCGCAATTGATGCAATTTGTCGATGCTTGGAATGCCGCACCTGCCAGTTCGCAGTTTGCCGGACAGGCAGAATATTACATGCAAAGTATTATTCAGGCCTATACCAACGTTCCGACTATCGGGGCATCCGGGGCTGTCTTCGGCATATTGCTGGCATTCGGTATGTTGTTCCCGAACACTGAGTTATACTTGATGTTCATTCCCATTCCCATCAAGGCGAAGTACTTCGTGCTTTTGTATGGTGCCGCCGAATTGTTTTTCGGTTTACAGAATTCGGTAGGTGACAACGTGGCTCACTTTGCACACTTGGGTGGTATGCTTTTCGGTTTCTTCTTGATTCTTTACTGGCGAAAACACAGCAAGAAGTTTTACTAG
- a CDS encoding rhomboid family protein: protein MYNRAYGSNFSGGIWNGIKNSFKQGTTLTRLIYINIGVFLVIKILEVFFVLAGQRGFEQLLLPYVGVPALPERLLYTPWTIITYMFTQFGFLHLLFNMLWLYWFGSIFQNTFSSQKLTGVYLLGGITGAIIYMAAYALFPAFELERYQSWAIGASASVMAIVFAVCTYHPNYKIYVFLIGPVKLIHLAIFTAVIDLLSIPSGNAGGHIAHLGGALFGYLFTLSFRRNLDLTKGLSSLFTKLGNSRLFHKKTMRVKYKKKVSDMNDMEYNEYKKRKDDRINSILDKISKHGYESLTKEEKEILFKSKNN from the coding sequence ATGTACAACAGGGCGTATGGATCGAATTTTTCAGGTGGAATCTGGAATGGGATAAAGAACTCCTTCAAACAAGGAACGACACTTACCCGCCTGATCTATATCAATATCGGTGTTTTTCTCGTCATCAAGATTCTGGAAGTATTCTTCGTACTGGCCGGACAACGGGGCTTCGAACAACTCCTGTTGCCTTACGTAGGTGTTCCCGCGCTGCCGGAACGTCTGCTTTACACGCCGTGGACGATAATTACCTACATGTTCACCCAGTTCGGGTTTCTACACTTGTTGTTCAACATGCTCTGGCTGTACTGGTTCGGTTCGATCTTTCAAAACACGTTCTCCAGTCAGAAACTCACGGGAGTGTATCTCCTTGGGGGAATTACCGGGGCTATTATTTACATGGCAGCCTACGCCTTGTTTCCCGCTTTCGAGCTTGAACGTTACCAGTCGTGGGCCATCGGTGCCTCGGCATCCGTCATGGCCATCGTGTTCGCCGTGTGTACTTATCACCCGAACTACAAGATATACGTGTTTCTGATCGGCCCGGTGAAACTTATTCACCTAGCGATCTTCACGGCAGTCATAGACCTTCTAAGTATCCCTAGCGGTAACGCGGGAGGGCATATTGCCCACCTCGGGGGAGCCTTGTTCGGTTATCTTTTCACCTTGTCTTTCCGTCGCAATCTCGACTTGACCAAAGGACTTTCATCCCTCTTCACCAAGTTAGGCAACAGCCGCCTATTCCATAAGAAGACCATGAGAGTCAAGTACAAAAAGAAAGTCTCGGACATGAATGACATGGAATATAACGAGTACAAAAAACGAAAAGACGACCGCATCAACAGTATCTTGGACAAAATCTCCAAACATGGTTATGAAAGCCTGACAAAAGAAGAAAAGGAGATATTGTTCAAATCGAAAAACAATTGA
- a CDS encoding endonuclease/exonuclease/phosphatase family protein: MGRLFDIIMRIVTIIAMIGLLGSYTAPYVNPNVFYFSSLLGYTYHYLLIVNIILLLYWIARWKKIAILSILIIAAGYPLITTYYGLNPQTVPDAPHDLSIMTYNIQMLGIGEKDAPAKIENYINNSNNDIVCMQEFPQREASFKKFPAYPYYHRNRDVALVSRYPIINKGVIKFDKGHSAACVYGDIAIGKDTIRVYSVHLESYRLGKNEQQIYKELTSGNTQNATQGVKTISSRLVTANRNRAKQAQIIKDHMLQSPYPVIICGDFNDTPISFAYHTLSEGMKDCFIEKGRGLGNTYIGEFPSFRIDHILHTPTLGTVSYTRDTVKYSDHYPVQSDIRF; the protein is encoded by the coding sequence TTGGGCCGATTATTTGACATTATCATGAGGATCGTCACGATCATCGCCATGATCGGATTACTTGGGAGCTACACCGCTCCCTATGTTAACCCTAACGTGTTTTATTTTTCATCCCTGCTGGGTTACACCTATCATTATTTATTGATTGTAAACATTATCCTATTGCTTTACTGGATTGCACGCTGGAAAAAGATAGCCATTCTATCCATACTGATCATCGCAGCCGGGTACCCGTTAATTACCACTTACTATGGATTGAACCCGCAAACCGTGCCCGATGCACCTCATGATCTTTCCATCATGACTTACAATATCCAGATGTTGGGAATAGGCGAAAAGGATGCACCTGCAAAGATCGAAAATTACATAAATAATAGTAATAACGACATTGTTTGTATGCAGGAATTTCCTCAACGGGAAGCCTCCTTCAAAAAATTCCCTGCCTACCCGTATTATCACCGCAATCGGGATGTTGCACTTGTCTCCCGCTATCCGATTATTAATAAAGGTGTGATTAAATTCGATAAAGGACATTCGGCCGCCTGCGTTTATGGAGACATTGCCATCGGTAAAGACACGATCCGGGTATACTCTGTACATCTTGAATCCTACCGGTTAGGTAAAAATGAACAGCAGATATACAAGGAACTCACCAGTGGCAACACGCAAAATGCCACGCAAGGTGTCAAGACTATATCTTCTCGTCTGGTTACCGCCAACCGAAACCGGGCAAAACAGGCGCAAATAATAAAAGATCATATGCTACAATCCCCCTACCCGGTTATCATTTGCGGGGACTTTAACGATACCCCGATCTCCTTCGCCTACCACACATTGTCCGAAGGGATGAAAGACTGTTTCATAGAAAAAGGACGTGGCCTCGGGAACACGTATATCGGAGAATTCCCCTCGTTCCGTATTGACCACATCCTGCACACACCAACGCTCGGCACCGTATCTTATACCCGTGATACCGTTAAGTATTCCGATCATTATCCGGTGCAAAGTGATATTCGATTTTAG
- a CDS encoding thioredoxin family protein, translating into MKKVFYLLVFLVGTLGNLSAQMVLFEGTFEEAEEKAKEEKKDLFVDFYADWCGPCKAMASEVFTRPEVGEYFNAHFICLQVNVEAKENANLAKTYRVIALPTMVFIRSGKELRRIEGVKAPEAFIKEAKIALGEELSFDQLYDKFKKDKKNFELQQQLLLDAPVFMSSLQGYDREKWASRIESLFPDYLKNKKLENMVNEQDFTILSMYHSQVSKQDPIFDFVVAHFNEYAQIVGKEQVSGYLIGLNNSYIIQLCKKGDLAYKDRLGRVNRDLKEVYSGITFGSLSVLDAITLLSDATYYLYKQDERKFFENMDKYLAGMGDKAELEDYTQSLEDLSVAYNGNLSKTAYTKSIVWITKALEKEMSPQLRTRLLMMMGQCFQSIDNKEKAKQAYNQAFLVSAEISDKMQMKQIQETIQQCLLGL; encoded by the coding sequence ATGAAAAAGGTGTTTTATTTATTGGTGTTCCTCGTGGGAACGCTAGGGAATCTCTCGGCTCAAATGGTATTGTTTGAAGGGACGTTCGAGGAAGCCGAAGAGAAAGCGAAAGAAGAGAAGAAAGACTTGTTCGTGGATTTTTATGCCGATTGGTGCGGACCGTGTAAAGCGATGGCTTCGGAAGTGTTTACCCGCCCGGAAGTGGGGGAGTATTTTAATGCGCATTTTATCTGTTTACAGGTGAATGTAGAGGCAAAGGAGAATGCGAATCTGGCAAAAACGTATCGTGTTATCGCTCTGCCGACGATGGTATTTATCCGCAGTGGCAAAGAATTACGTCGGATTGAGGGAGTCAAAGCTCCGGAGGCGTTTATCAAGGAGGCTAAAATCGCTTTGGGGGAAGAATTGAGTTTTGACCAATTGTATGATAAATTCAAGAAGGACAAAAAGAATTTTGAACTTCAACAGCAATTGTTATTGGATGCTCCCGTGTTTATGTCTTCCTTACAGGGATATGATCGGGAAAAGTGGGCATCCCGGATAGAAAGTCTTTTTCCGGACTATTTGAAAAATAAGAAGTTGGAGAATATGGTCAATGAACAGGATTTTACGATTCTCTCGATGTATCATTCTCAGGTTTCCAAGCAGGACCCGATCTTTGATTTTGTTGTTGCTCATTTTAATGAATATGCGCAAATCGTTGGGAAAGAACAAGTCAGTGGTTATTTGATTGGGTTGAATAATAGTTATATCATCCAATTGTGCAAGAAAGGAGATTTGGCTTATAAAGATCGTTTGGGACGGGTGAACAGGGATTTGAAAGAGGTGTATTCCGGGATTACTTTCGGGTCCTTGTCCGTGTTGGATGCGATAACGTTATTATCGGATGCAACCTACTATTTATATAAACAGGATGAGAGGAAATTCTTCGAGAATATGGATAAGTATTTAGCGGGAATGGGAGATAAAGCAGAGTTAGAGGATTATACCCAATCGCTAGAGGATCTTTCCGTGGCGTACAACGGGAATCTGTCGAAAACGGCTTACACAAAGAGTATCGTGTGGATCACGAAGGCTTTGGAAAAAGAAATGTCCCCGCAATTGCGTACTCGTCTGTTAATGATGATGGGACAATGTTTTCAGAGTATAGACAACAAAGAGAAGGCAAAACAGGCTTATAACCAAGCTTTCTTGGTGAGTGCGGAAATCTCGGATAAGATGCAGATGAAACAAATTCAAGAAACAATACAACAGTGTTTGTTAGGATTGTAG